The following DNA comes from Chryseobacterium gallinarum.
TTTTTATTTGAATGGTTTTTCAGTGGGGAAAGCCTTCCTGAAAAGAAAAAGCTTAACCTTTCTGAAAATATCAGCCTGTATAAAATGATGCTGAAAAACAGAATCTTTATGTTAGGTATATTTATTTTAGGGTTAAGTTATTCTATTGTAATGCTGTTCAATATCACCGGACCGTTTATTATTGAAAACACCTTTCATTTTACGCCTGTTGTTATCGGGTATTGTACTCTTATCTTAGGGTTCTCATGGATGATTGGCGGGTTTATAGGAAAACGCAGGCTTGCATTGGACTTCAAACCCAGAATCCTGCTGCCCATTTTGTTACAGCTTGCTTTAATTGCTGCATTAATTATTATCAGCAATTTTGCACAAAGTCTTTTCATCATGATTCCTTTTGCTTTTTTTATTCATATTTGTTCAGGAATCCTGTTTACCTCTTTTTTCACAACAAGTATGCTGTATTTTCCTAAAAATGCAGGAACAGCCGGTGGACTGATGGGAGGCCTGGTTTATGTAATCACCTCTGTCAGCAGTTTTATTATCTCCGTCACAGGAACCGTCACAGAACAAACAGGTCTGGCATGGCGATACCTGATCATTGCGCTTTTCCTTCTGGGGATCATCCTCATTATGCATCGGGCCGTACAAAAAGAAAAAGCAGGGAATTAATCTCTGCTTTTTTATTGCATACCTGTATCTCTATTGTAAACTTTCCAGGTATTCTTTCAGAATAACCGGATGACAATGCTCCTGGTCTTTTGCAGCATATACGAGTGTTATTTTTTCCTGATCTTTGTGATGTTCCAGAAATTTCTTCCCGAAATCATTCTTTTGAAGCTCTTGCCAGTATTTTTCAGAAAACTCTTTCCATAATTCAGGGTCATGGTGAAACCACTTCCTGAGTTCGGAAGAAGGAGCCAGGTCTTTGTTCCATTCATCAATTTCTGCATGTTCTTTAGAAAGTCCCCGCGGCCAGAGGCGGTCTACCAAGACACGGTACCCATCTGTAGGTAAAGGAGTTTCATATACACGTTTCAATACAATT
Coding sequences within:
- a CDS encoding DUF488 domain-containing protein, yielding MSAIVLKRVYETPLPTDGYRVLVDRLWPRGLSKEHAEIDEWNKDLAPSSELRKWFHHDPELWKEFSEKYWQELQKNDFGKKFLEHHKDQEKITLVYAAKDQEHCHPVILKEYLESLQ
- a CDS encoding MFS transporter, whose amino-acid sequence is MLRAASEQRIRLITIMAFVSIPLSGFVTDIYLPSFPSMAKEMMVSEKDIQITLTSYLLSYGISQLFVGGILDSIGRYRPKLLALFLLVISSILITMTNSIAIICLLRILQGAAVSVLVVATRAIFVDIYDAEKVKHYLSYFTIVWSCGPILAPFLGGYLEKLFNWHANFYFLAFYAGFLFLFEWFFSGESLPEKKKLNLSENISLYKMMLKNRIFMLGIFILGLSYSIVMLFNITGPFIIENTFHFTPVVIGYCTLILGFSWMIGGFIGKRRLALDFKPRILLPILLQLALIAALIIISNFAQSLFIMIPFAFFIHICSGILFTSFFTTSMLYFPKNAGTAGGLMGGLVYVITSVSSFIISVTGTVTEQTGLAWRYLIIALFLLGIILIMHRAVQKEKAGN